The following proteins are co-located in the Pseudomonas synxantha genome:
- a CDS encoding CaiB/BaiF CoA transferase family protein has translation MGALSHLRVLDLSRVLAGPWSGQILADLGAEVIKVERPGSGDDTRAWGPPFLKDADGENTSEAAYYLSANRNKESVTIDFTRQEGQKLVRDLAAKSDILIENFKVGGLAAYGLDYESLKEANPELIYCSITGFGQTGPYAARAGYDFMIQGLGGLMSLTGRPEGDEGAGPVKVGVALTDILTGLYSTVAILAALAHRDHDGGGQHIDMALLDVQVACLANQAMNYLTTGASPKRLGNAHPNIVPYQDFPTADGDFILTVGNDSQFRKFAEVAGQPQWADDSRFSTNKARVANRAVLIPLIRQATVFKTTAEWVAGLERVGVPCGPINDLAQVFADPQVKARGLAMELPHALAGMVPQVANPIRLSKTPVEYRSAPPLLGEHTLQVLQGVLGLGAANVAALKAAGVI, from the coding sequence ATGGGCGCGCTTTCGCATCTGCGGGTACTGGATTTGTCGCGAGTACTGGCGGGACCCTGGTCCGGGCAGATCCTTGCAGACCTTGGGGCCGAGGTGATCAAGGTCGAAAGACCCGGTAGTGGTGATGACACGCGCGCCTGGGGGCCGCCCTTCCTGAAAGATGCCGATGGCGAGAACACCAGTGAGGCAGCGTATTACCTTTCGGCTAACCGCAATAAAGAGTCGGTGACTATCGACTTTACGCGACAGGAGGGGCAAAAGTTGGTGCGCGATCTGGCTGCCAAGTCGGACATCTTGATCGAGAACTTCAAGGTCGGGGGGCTTGCAGCCTATGGCCTGGATTATGAATCGCTCAAGGAGGCCAACCCGGAGCTGATCTATTGCTCAATCACGGGGTTTGGCCAGACGGGGCCTTATGCAGCGCGTGCCGGCTACGACTTCATGATCCAGGGGCTGGGTGGGCTCATGAGTCTGACGGGCAGGCCTGAGGGGGATGAGGGGGCCGGGCCGGTCAAGGTTGGCGTCGCGCTGACGGACATCCTGACAGGGCTCTATTCAACTGTGGCGATCCTGGCAGCGCTGGCGCATCGCGATCATGATGGTGGTGGCCAACATATCGATATGGCACTGCTGGATGTACAGGTGGCTTGCCTGGCAAACCAGGCGATGAATTACCTGACAACCGGAGCGTCGCCGAAGCGCCTGGGGAATGCCCATCCTAATATAGTGCCCTATCAGGACTTTCCCACAGCCGATGGGGATTTCATTCTTACCGTGGGTAATGACAGCCAATTCCGTAAATTCGCCGAAGTCGCTGGGCAGCCACAGTGGGCGGATGACTCGCGTTTCTCCACCAACAAGGCTCGAGTAGCCAATCGTGCGGTGCTTATTCCATTGATCCGCCAGGCTACGGTCTTCAAGACGACTGCTGAATGGGTGGCAGGGTTGGAGCGAGTGGGCGTGCCGTGCGGACCGATCAATGATCTGGCGCAGGTATTTGCCGATCCTCAGGTCAAGGCGCGGGGCTTGGCTATGGAGCTGCCTCATGCGCTGGCGGGGATGGTGCCTCAGGTTGCCAACCCGATACGTTTATCCAAGACACCTGTGGAGTACCGTAGTGCGCCTCCTCTATTGGGGGAGCATACGCTTCAGGTGTTGCAGGGGGTTCTGGGGTTGGGTGCAGCTAATGTGGCTGCGTTGAAGGCGGCAGGTGTCATCTGA